In a genomic window of Bordetella petrii:
- a CDS encoding ornithine cyclodeaminase family protein: MLFISDDQVAQSITMRDAVAAMRALFEDLGRHAGVIQERVRVHDAGVSLSMMGGIHTSAGVMGAKVYPTVKGQFNFIIPLFSCDDGRLLCTVAGNALTRLRTAAVTRVAADCLRPGPGRRVAVYGSGVQAEAHVEAFALDGYATEFRLCSRGDATALAEQWQQRYGVPVTCADAADAAAWADVIITATRAAEPLFDGKLPRPGTLVAAIGSSKPVTREVDDEVLRRASMIVVEAAGQAAREGGELVMAGPDTGARDKLVELGALLPRADTARAAGDLLVYKSVGIGLEDVALANHIYQRVAAA, translated from the coding sequence ATGTTATTCATTTCCGATGACCAGGTGGCCCAGTCGATCACCATGCGTGACGCGGTGGCCGCCATGCGCGCGCTGTTCGAAGACCTGGGCCGCCATGCCGGCGTGATCCAGGAACGCGTGCGCGTGCACGACGCCGGGGTGTCGCTGTCGATGATGGGCGGCATCCACACCAGCGCGGGCGTCATGGGCGCCAAGGTGTATCCCACCGTGAAGGGCCAGTTCAACTTCATTATTCCGCTGTTTTCCTGCGACGACGGGCGCCTGCTGTGCACGGTGGCGGGCAATGCCCTGACGCGCCTGCGCACGGCGGCGGTCACGCGCGTGGCGGCCGATTGCCTGCGGCCCGGGCCGGGCCGGCGCGTGGCGGTGTACGGCAGCGGCGTGCAGGCCGAGGCCCATGTGGAAGCCTTCGCGCTGGATGGCTACGCCACCGAGTTCCGCCTGTGCTCGCGCGGCGACGCAACGGCGCTGGCCGAGCAATGGCAGCAACGCTACGGGGTGCCTGTGACATGCGCCGACGCTGCCGACGCGGCAGCCTGGGCCGACGTGATCATCACCGCCACGCGCGCGGCCGAACCCCTGTTCGATGGCAAGTTGCCCCGCCCGGGCACGCTGGTGGCAGCGATCGGATCGTCGAAGCCCGTGACACGCGAAGTCGACGACGAGGTGTTGCGGCGCGCTTCGATGATCGTGGTCGAGGCGGCCGGCCAGGCCGCGCGCGAAGGCGGCGAGCTGGTCATGGCCGGGCCGGATACTGGCGCCCGCGACAAGCTGGTTGAACTGGGCGCGTTGCTGCCGCGCGCCGATACGGCCCGGGCCGCGGGCGACCTGCTGGTGTACAAGTCGGTGGGCATCGGCCTGGAAGACGTGGCGCTGGCCAACCATATCTATCAACGCGTTGCCGCAGCCTGA